The proteins below are encoded in one region of Sphaerodactylus townsendi isolate TG3544 linkage group LG06, MPM_Stown_v2.3, whole genome shotgun sequence:
- the REP15 gene encoding rab15 effector protein, with protein sequence MGQKLSQDTNQEIKADILILCDVFSQGIVFASQKLKEYLGFEDPQSKFHPTMDTLNEIFLVNFIRFCVEKGVEESITTSKMTKQQSLLFGVDWVWTLAGADKQIQLQIAVQTLQLTDLHSSIPLPEMNGSFGNAMLADDVFQDKSKFEKLEQFCVSVGQDCLGLFIMFGVPGKPKDIRGVVLESLKKEKQKSLLSNENALRQFVLTTDSFLPTRDMLEHCLSKKNGLREVGKVYINFL encoded by the coding sequence ATGGGCCAGAAATTATCACAGGACACTAATCAAGAAATTAAGGCTGACATCCTGATTTTATGTGACGTATTTAGCCAAGGAATTGTTTTTGCATCGCAGAAACTGAAAGAGTATCTTGGGTTTGAGGATCCACagagcaagttccacccaaccATGGATACTTTAAATGAGATTTTCCTGGTCAATTTCATCAGGTTCTGTGTGGAGAAGGGAGTGGAAGAGTCCATCACAACCAGCAAGATGACCAAGCAACAGTCCTTGCTTTTTGGTGTTGACTGGGTTTGGACCTTGGCTGGCGCAGACAAGCAGATACAGCTTCAGATCGCTGTGCAGACTTTACAGCTGACTGACCTCCATAGTAGCATTCCGTTGCCGGAGATGAATGGCAGCTTCGGAAACGCAATGTTGGCTGATGACGTTTTCCAAGACAAAAGCAAATTTGAGAAACTGGAACAATTCTGCGTGTCAGTGGGGCAGGATTGCCTTGGCTTGTTCATAATGTTTGGGGTTCCTGGAAAGCCCAAAGATATCAGAGGGGTTGTTCTGGAAAGCCTcaaaaaggagaaacagaaaagcCTCCTGTCTAATGAGAATGCCCTCAGGCAATTTGTTCTGACCACAGACAGTTTCCTCCCTACTAGAGACATGCTGGAACACTGCCTCTCTAAGAAAAATGGTCTGAGGGAGGTAGGTAAGGTTTACATTAACTTTCTTTAA